The proteins below come from a single Microcoleus sp. FACHB-68 genomic window:
- a CDS encoding ABC transporter ATP-binding protein encodes MIEVEHLSKIYGSTPAIQDVTFAVPQGEILGFLGPNGAGKTTTMRILAGYLPATTGTARIAGFEVHEDSMAVRQRIGYLPELPPLYPQMTVEGYLYLVARLKQVPAGDRDRQVESALQRCNLGEKRRVLIRKLSKGFKQRVGIAQAIVHDPPVIILDEPTVGLDPRQIIDMRNLIKSLAGQHTIILSTHILPEVSMTCSRWAIINRGRVVATDTSDSAAGYELELEGDIAEAQQRLQAIPGVISVEPIRTERALENRHRLRVLSRSGIEPAPDIVAALVAAGQNLYEMRRTRTSLEDVFLEVTREEEPPEIEDAGGEQVSETSEVVERGEESSVRDLGGEIAEETPASESAGVEAAPKTPENKDDDVRSDLWA; translated from the coding sequence ATGATTGAAGTTGAGCATTTAAGCAAAATCTACGGCTCGACACCGGCAATTCAAGATGTCACATTTGCCGTGCCGCAAGGGGAAATTTTAGGGTTTTTAGGGCCAAATGGAGCCGGAAAAACAACAACGATGCGGATTTTGGCTGGATATCTGCCGGCTACAACCGGAACCGCTCGAATTGCCGGCTTTGAAGTGCATGAAGATTCAATGGCAGTGCGGCAGCGGATCGGTTATCTGCCCGAACTGCCGCCGCTTTACCCGCAAATGACAGTTGAGGGATATTTGTATTTGGTTGCAAGACTTAAGCAAGTGCCGGCAGGGGATCGGGATCGGCAAGTAGAATCAGCCTTGCAGCGTTGCAATCTTGGCGAAAAGCGCAGAGTTTTGATTCGCAAGCTTTCTAAAGGCTTCAAGCAGCGAGTTGGCATCGCCCAAGCCATTGTTCATGATCCGCCAGTGATTATTTTAGATGAACCCACAGTCGGACTTGATCCCCGCCAAATTATCGATATGCGGAATTTGATCAAAAGTCTGGCCGGCCAACATACGATTATTCTTTCCACCCATATCTTGCCGGAAGTCAGCATGACGTGCAGCCGGTGGGCCATTATCAATCGTGGGCGCGTCGTGGCGACTGATACCTCAGATAGCGCTGCCGGTTATGAATTGGAGTTAGAAGGAGATATCGCGGAAGCTCAGCAGCGGCTGCAAGCCATACCAGGCGTGATTTCGGTCGAACCGATCCGCACTGAACGCGCCTTGGAAAATCGCCACCGGCTGCGGGTATTATCCCGATCTGGCATTGAACCGGCACCCGATATTGTAGCGGCGTTGGTGGCGGCAGGGCAGAATTTATACGAAATGCGACGCACCCGCACCAGCCTAGAAGATGTATTTTTAGAAGTGACCAGAGAAGAAGAACCACCGGAAATTGAAGATGCCGGCGGTGAACAAGTGTCAGAAACGTCAGAAGTCGTAGAGAGGGGCGAGGAGTCGTCTGTCCGAGATTTGGGTGGGGAAATCGCTGAAGAAACGCCAGCAAGTGAATCTGCCGGTGTTGAAGCAGCGCCCAAGACACCAGAAAATAAAGATGACGATGTCCGCTCAGACTTGTGGGCGTGA
- a CDS encoding S-layer homology domain-containing protein, giving the protein MKRFASLLSVTMLLQFLPAIAQAQETLDPIQQVVAAGLMTNFQDGNFYPEKPLSRAELATILVKTFKLDKRASAQKETVLEVPDVPSSHWASNDIQVVLKTGIMNGYRDGMFFPNQRVSRAEAFAIFAQAHGVFQFPDENVAAIMDKYPDSATIPAWAKKSMATALYEGFVNTDAATNRINPLNPMTRADMAYALSQYLERQQRPASVPSAES; this is encoded by the coding sequence ATGAAACGGTTTGCTAGCCTTCTCTCAGTTACAATGCTGTTGCAATTCTTGCCGGCTATCGCTCAAGCTCAAGAAACACTCGATCCCATCCAGCAAGTTGTGGCGGCTGGGTTAATGACTAACTTTCAAGATGGAAACTTTTACCCAGAAAAACCTTTAAGCCGCGCCGAACTCGCAACGATTTTGGTAAAAACCTTTAAGCTGGATAAACGCGCTTCCGCACAAAAAGAAACAGTGTTGGAAGTTCCTGATGTTCCCTCTTCTCACTGGGCATCTAACGATATTCAAGTTGTTTTAAAAACCGGCATTATGAACGGCTATCGGGATGGAATGTTTTTTCCCAACCAAAGAGTGAGTCGGGCAGAAGCCTTTGCAATTTTCGCGCAAGCTCATGGCGTCTTTCAGTTTCCCGATGAAAACGTTGCCGCGATTATGGATAAATATCCGGATTCCGCAACGATACCGGCTTGGGCAAAAAAATCGATGGCGACAGCTTTGTATGAGGGATTTGTAAATACTGATGCGGCAACTAACCGCATCAATCCTTTAAATCCGATGACACGGGCGGATATGGCTTACGCATTAAGCCAATATTTGGAACGGCAACAAAGACCGGCTTCTGTTCCCAGCGCAGAGAGTTAA
- a CDS encoding ABC transporter permease, producing MKVMLGNIIAIYRKELQNYFVSPVAYAIAGFFWLIAGVFFTAILLGEEGVIRQAALMDIQVQQTGVVMPPVDVPYQFLQFFLGFMGQLSLYILPILSMGLYAEERKSRTLELLATSPITNWAVAVGKLLGVLTFFATMMLPVLACELIALSAANPPMPLSVPLLGHLGLLLLAASVLSLGMFISSLTDSTILAAIITFVVVVFLSVIDLLASGVGGPVWQVLGSLSLLKPYSNLVRGVVDTSNLVLFASYIILGVFLTAQSIETLRFQRS from the coding sequence ATGAAAGTAATGCTCGGAAATATTATCGCGATTTACCGCAAAGAGTTACAGAACTATTTTGTCTCGCCGGTCGCTTATGCGATCGCCGGCTTCTTTTGGCTGATCGCCGGTGTATTTTTTACAGCGATTTTGCTGGGGGAAGAAGGCGTAATTCGGCAAGCGGCTTTAATGGATATTCAGGTACAGCAAACCGGCGTTGTGATGCCGCCAGTGGATGTGCCTTATCAATTTTTGCAGTTCTTTTTAGGATTTATGGGGCAGTTATCACTGTATATCTTGCCGATTCTGTCAATGGGCTTGTATGCAGAGGAACGCAAAAGCCGTACCTTAGAACTGCTAGCAACTTCACCGATTACAAACTGGGCGGTAGCAGTAGGTAAATTATTGGGAGTGCTAACCTTTTTTGCCACCATGATGCTGCCGGTGTTGGCGTGCGAGTTAATCGCCCTAAGTGCTGCAAACCCACCCATGCCACTGAGCGTTCCCCTGTTGGGCCACTTAGGGTTGCTGTTGCTAGCCGCCAGTGTTTTATCCTTGGGAATGTTTATTTCTTCTCTAACAGACAGCACGATTTTGGCGGCAATTATTACATTTGTCGTGGTTGTATTCCTATCCGTTATAGATCTACTCGCAAGCGGAGTAGGTGGCCCCGTTTGGCAGGTACTAGGATCGCTATCCTTGCTTAAACCCTACTCGAATTTAGTGCGAGGGGTCGTTGATACGAGCAATTTGGTTCTATTTGCAAGTTACATTATTCTAGGCGTATTTCTAACGGCTCAATCGATTGAAACGTTGAGATTTCAGCGCTCTTAG
- a CDS encoding Mo-dependent nitrogenase C-terminal domain-containing protein, whose translation MGTIWTNSPSASFSSLKGAGKRLKAAKRAKLSKLKIDLLQPVRQRLDQWEIRDPELAKFLYKAIPAQCPFERDIKLFGRKVGHIPPLCKLNPLYDQLVGLRFRALCYLVDECGVDIQSCA comes from the coding sequence ATGGGCACCATCTGGACAAACTCTCCCTCAGCCTCTTTCTCTAGTTTAAAGGGAGCTGGAAAACGCTTAAAAGCGGCCAAACGCGCAAAACTTTCCAAACTCAAAATCGATCTGCTGCAACCCGTGCGTCAGCGGCTTGATCAATGGGAAATTCGCGATCCTGAACTTGCTAAATTTCTGTATAAAGCGATTCCGGCGCAGTGTCCCTTTGAGCGAGATATCAAGTTATTTGGCCGTAAAGTTGGGCATATTCCTCCATTGTGCAAGCTCAATCCCCTGTACGATCAATTGGTTGGTTTGCGTTTTCGCGCTTTGTGCTATTTAGTTGATGAGTGCGGTGTAGATATTCAATCTTGCGCCTGA
- a CDS encoding Gldg family protein, producing the protein MKQLKNFWKNGGFWIGPFLIVMGLTAAFVSGSWLPVPAALAIAGIVILGLWLLSQARLVLGFLGKRSTQAGTNAVAATLSVLVILGIINFLANRYLARVDLTENQLFSLAPQTQQLVSNLEQPVKVSIFDRVPNPSDQLLLQNYQRSGGSKFSYEYVDPQLQPAIAQEYGVTRFGEVHLKSNERQQFLGNVDSQSRLTEVKLTNGIAQIISDEKTKVYFLQGHGERSLKPADGGIYQAVKSLENRNFIIESLNLAEQPDVPADAGVIVIAGPKRALFEGEVKALRQYLQLGGSVLVMVDPSTDPKLTALLQDWGVTLDNRLVIDASGQGQLVGLGPAEPLITNYGNHPITKDFSGGYSFYRGARSIETNEVAGIEETPLLITNERSWAESNPKNQPLKFNTETDRQGPLTLGVALSRKIAQDGLPAAKPSPAVTDKPKAEASPSPTPTESPATEASPSPTPTESPATEASPSPTASPATPTPTPTPTPTPAAGKPAQTNTEARMVVFGNSEFATDGVFEQQLNGDVFLNSISWLSKQDAQTLSIRPKETTNRRIAMTAEQASLLDWLSRRILPAVGLLSAGALWWSRR; encoded by the coding sequence ATGAAACAGTTGAAAAATTTTTGGAAAAATGGCGGTTTTTGGATAGGCCCGTTTTTGATTGTAATGGGCTTAACGGCTGCCTTTGTTTCAGGCAGTTGGCTGCCTGTGCCGGCAGCACTGGCAATTGCCGGCATTGTAATTTTAGGGTTGTGGCTGTTGTCTCAAGCCCGTTTGGTACTGGGCTTTTTGGGTAAACGCTCCACCCAAGCCGGTACGAATGCTGTGGCGGCTACGCTGTCAGTGCTAGTGATTTTGGGGATCATTAATTTTTTAGCCAATCGCTATTTAGCGCGAGTGGATTTAACAGAAAATCAACTGTTTAGCTTAGCCCCTCAAACTCAGCAATTGGTGAGTAATTTAGAGCAACCTGTGAAGGTTTCGATCTTTGATCGGGTGCCCAATCCTTCAGACCAATTATTGCTGCAAAATTACCAACGTTCGGGAGGCTCGAAGTTTAGTTATGAGTATGTTGATCCGCAACTGCAGCCGGCGATAGCGCAAGAGTATGGGGTGACGCGCTTTGGAGAGGTGCATCTCAAATCAAACGAACGGCAGCAGTTTCTGGGAAATGTTGACTCACAGAGTCGCTTAACCGAAGTAAAACTGACCAATGGGATCGCCCAAATTATCAGCGATGAAAAAACTAAAGTTTATTTCCTTCAAGGCCACGGAGAGCGCTCTCTAAAGCCGGCAGATGGGGGAATTTACCAAGCGGTTAAGTCTTTAGAAAACAGAAATTTTATTATTGAATCGCTCAATTTAGCTGAGCAACCAGATGTGCCGGCAGATGCAGGCGTGATCGTGATCGCCGGCCCAAAACGGGCGCTATTTGAAGGTGAGGTAAAAGCCTTGCGGCAATATCTGCAACTAGGTGGCAGTGTGTTGGTCATGGTAGATCCCTCGACCGATCCCAAGTTAACCGCACTGTTGCAAGATTGGGGCGTCACCCTCGATAATCGCTTGGTCATCGATGCTTCGGGACAGGGGCAGTTGGTGGGATTAGGGCCGGCTGAACCTCTGATTACGAATTATGGCAATCATCCCATCACCAAAGATTTTAGTGGGGGTTACTCGTTCTATCGAGGGGCGCGATCCATTGAAACGAACGAGGTGGCGGGGATTGAGGAAACTCCCCTGCTCATCACCAATGAGCGCAGTTGGGCGGAAAGCAACCCGAAGAACCAGCCATTAAAGTTTAATACTGAAACTGATCGCCAAGGCCCACTCACGTTGGGAGTGGCATTGAGTCGAAAAATCGCACAAGATGGGTTGCCGGCAGCAAAACCCTCGCCGGCAGTAACAGACAAGCCAAAGGCGGAAGCGTCCCCATCGCCAACACCAACAGAATCACCGGCAACGGAAGCATCCCCATCGCCAACGCCAACAGAATCACCGGCAACGGAAGCATCCCCATCGCCAACAGCATCGCCGGCAACACCAACGCCAACACCAACCCCAACGCCAACACCGGCAGCCGGTAAGCCGGCGCAGACAAATACAGAGGCTCGAATGGTTGTCTTCGGTAACTCTGAATTTGCCACAGATGGTGTGTTCGAGCAGCAGTTAAATGGAGATGTTTTCCTCAATTCCATTAGCTGGTTGAGCAAGCAGGATGCACAAACGCTTTCCATTCGTCCGAAAGAAACAACTAACCGCAGAATCGCAATGACTGCAGAGCAAGCCTCCTTACTCGATTGGTTGTCTCGCAGGATTTTACCGGCTGTCGGTTTGCTTTCAGCCGGCGCTTTATGGTGGAGCCGGCGCTAA
- a CDS encoding cupin domain-containing protein, translated as MNQTMEIKVDRQPSEEHLNRLGVFSWGIWTKEVSEFPWMYDEAETCYFLEGDVVVTPAGGEPVQMGKGDLVTFPAGMSCTWNIRKDVKKHYQFG; from the coding sequence GTGAACCAGACGATGGAAATTAAAGTTGATCGTCAACCCAGTGAAGAACACCTCAACCGGCTGGGTGTTTTTAGTTGGGGAATTTGGACGAAAGAAGTCTCTGAGTTTCCCTGGATGTATGACGAGGCGGAAACTTGTTACTTCTTAGAAGGAGATGTGGTGGTGACGCCGGCAGGAGGTGAGCCGGTTCAAATGGGCAAAGGAGATTTAGTCACATTTCCGGCTGGGATGTCTTGCACTTGGAACATTCGCAAAGATGTGAAAAAGCATTATCAATTTGGATAA
- a CDS encoding DUF4340 domain-containing protein, whose product MKLQRSTLILMLSAVLLGGVVYVYEVQEAPKREAAKTKQQQIFSFREDDVQSLRVNTPKQTLAFERVSQKEPVKPGEPIWMMTVVDLADQPQPAPAACLPPALTPAAKPGQTPAATQTPGTSQNPATCEPSAGGGVFAASPTPATTASPTPAATTSPTPAATTEPTPTTSPTPAATTEPTPTTSPTPAATTSPTASPKPTASPTPAVLPKPGAKLPASDASVAYLLSLLSSSKSARTIVMTNPAKQRQEFGLDEPVGTVEVKLKNQQTHRLILGKPDFNQSFLYAQANPSENRLEAIEVLLVPTHLETAIDRPLLEWKKEDKDSKPPETTRKDKKPQNPAQDKQPQGTSEDKAPAGASSTPKNAEGAVKNPDGNAEKSPPVESPQPDLPQPNE is encoded by the coding sequence ATGAAATTGCAGCGATCTACTCTAATTCTGATGCTCTCGGCAGTGCTTTTGGGTGGGGTTGTTTACGTTTATGAGGTTCAAGAGGCTCCTAAACGGGAAGCGGCAAAGACGAAGCAGCAGCAAATCTTTTCCTTTCGGGAAGATGACGTGCAATCTCTGAGGGTAAACACCCCAAAACAAACCCTAGCGTTTGAGCGAGTGAGTCAGAAAGAGCCGGTAAAACCAGGGGAACCGATCTGGATGATGACGGTTGTAGATTTGGCAGATCAACCGCAGCCGGCTCCAGCAGCCTGCCTGCCACCGGCTCTAACCCCAGCCGCAAAACCTGGACAAACTCCAGCCGCCACTCAAACACCCGGTACTAGCCAAAATCCAGCCACCTGTGAGCCATCGGCTGGCGGCGGGGTATTTGCAGCATCACCCACGCCGGCAACAACAGCATCACCAACGCCGGCAGCAACAACTTCACCAACGCCGGCAGCCACAACCGAACCTACGCCAACAACTTCACCAACGCCGGCAGCCACAACCGAACCTACACCAACAACTTCACCAACACCGGCAGCAACAACCTCACCCACAGCATCTCCCAAGCCAACAGCCTCTCCCACACCTGCCGTCTTACCCAAGCCAGGGGCTAAATTGCCGGCAAGTGACGCATCAGTGGCTTACTTGTTAAGTTTACTCAGCAGTAGTAAAAGCGCTCGCACGATCGTGATGACGAACCCAGCCAAGCAGCGCCAAGAGTTTGGTTTAGATGAGCCGGTGGGGACTGTAGAAGTCAAGCTCAAAAATCAGCAAACCCATCGCCTAATTTTGGGCAAGCCGGATTTTAATCAAAGCTTCTTGTATGCCCAAGCCAATCCCTCAGAGAACCGGCTTGAAGCGATTGAGGTGCTGTTGGTGCCTACACATTTGGAAACTGCGATTGATCGACCCCTCTTAGAATGGAAAAAGGAGGACAAAGACTCTAAACCACCTGAAACCACCCGTAAGGATAAAAAACCGCAGAATCCTGCTCAAGATAAGCAACCTCAAGGCACTTCTGAAGATAAAGCGCCTGCCGGTGCTTCTAGCACTCCTAAAAATGCTGAAGGCGCTGTTAAAAATCCTGATGGGAATGCCGAAAAATCTCCTCCAGTTGAGTCGCCACAGCCAGATTTACCCCAGCCGAACGAATAA
- a CDS encoding Mo-dependent nitrogenase C-terminal domain-containing protein, producing MTQHRFDLLHPVRQWLDHLEIHNPEVAQFIYKAIPAQCPFERDIKILGRTLFHIPPMCKLNPLYDQLVGLRFRAMCYLVDECGIDLQVWS from the coding sequence ATGACTCAACATAGATTCGATCTCCTGCACCCCGTGCGTCAATGGCTTGATCATCTGGAGATTCACAATCCTGAAGTCGCTCAGTTTATTTATAAAGCGATTCCCGCTCAGTGTCCCTTCGAGCGAGATATCAAAATCTTGGGTCGCACCCTGTTTCACATTCCGCCGATGTGCAAGCTCAATCCCCTCTACGATCAACTGGTTGGCTTGCGGTTTCGGGCGATGTGTTATCTCGTGGATGAGTGTGGCATTGATTTACAAGTCTGGTCTTAA
- a CDS encoding DUF1963 domain-containing protein: MSAEMKNFELPLGLERFRSQFEATIKPYIEIQTHVTREVNPWQSKFAGFPYLPKNFDYPKTPEGEYLYLLAQINFEKVPHLEGFPEKGILQFYISERGDGFGCDFENPTIQTGFRVLYFPEPDLNEDHLLTDFSFLPTFWARNHNPFRISRSSPPDKKDCFALTFKLKYSPITTADFKFDKLIGEEIWEACEENFCEENDCENNGCLLWEEYHNRFEKGHRLGGYPFFSQNDPRELLAEEADQYILLLQIDSEGKTTDSIQIIWGDVGRCNFFIQESALRNLDFSSVLYNWDCG, translated from the coding sequence GTGAGTGCAGAAATGAAAAATTTTGAACTTCCTCTTGGTTTAGAAAGATTTAGAAGTCAATTTGAAGCAACTATCAAGCCCTATATTGAAATTCAAACTCACGTGACAAGAGAAGTGAATCCTTGGCAAAGTAAATTTGCTGGATTTCCCTACTTGCCCAAAAACTTTGATTATCCCAAAACTCCAGAGGGTGAATATCTCTACCTCCTTGCCCAAATTAATTTTGAAAAGGTTCCTCACTTAGAAGGATTTCCAGAAAAGGGAATTCTCCAATTTTATATTTCTGAGCGAGGAGACGGCTTCGGTTGTGATTTTGAAAACCCGACAATTCAGACAGGGTTTCGCGTGCTTTATTTTCCCGAACCTGACTTGAACGAGGATCACCTACTCACAGACTTCAGTTTCTTACCAACTTTTTGGGCTAGAAACCATAATCCTTTCAGGATATCTCGGTCATCGCCACCAGATAAAAAAGATTGCTTTGCTTTAACTTTCAAATTAAAATATTCTCCAATTACAACTGCCGATTTTAAATTCGACAAATTAATCGGAGAAGAGATATGGGAAGCCTGTGAAGAGAATTTCTGTGAAGAGAATGACTGTGAAAATAATGGCTGCTTGTTATGGGAAGAATATCACAATAGATTTGAAAAGGGGCATCGGCTAGGAGGTTATCCTTTCTTTAGTCAAAACGACCCCAGAGAACTCTTAGCAGAAGAAGCAGATCAGTATATTCTCCTGTTACAAATTGACTCCGAAGGTAAGACCACAGACTCAATTCAGATCATATGGGGAGATGTGGGTAGATGCAACTTTTTTATCCAAGAATCAGCCTTGAGAAATCTTGATTTTTCTAGCGTTTTGTATAATTGGGATTGTGGATAA
- a CDS encoding carbonate dehydratase — protein sequence MANKSRKQWKVPLLLVFLLSALTFGAVTIAISENELVSLLNPLKVVVNSSYISPLVELFGDVSVGKKVFIASNTILRADPDSRICIGNETNFQDNIHFVARQDSPAPKTECGASSSSTGTRVSIAHQASIKNSKIGNFTFIGFHARLNNVVLEDGAFVLHGATVSNVRIGKDRIVPIGAVITTQQQADALALKTEDNSQFQNEVLEVNEEFAEHYSELYNEQGYQAVTGASIAPKTSWNPTPVSPTLGDNVQLDEFVRLVGDVRLGSNSIVGERTSIRADEGSPIIIGNNAEIEDRVTFHALKGTSIRIGNNLDTDDNIVFHGPLEVGDNLTIGDDAVLFKSTVGNRVTIGTGAVVVGVKLRDGAQVPEKAIITTQKQADALKVAKS from the coding sequence ATGGCCAATAAATCCAGAAAGCAGTGGAAAGTCCCTCTGCTCCTCGTTTTCCTCTTGAGCGCTCTGACTTTCGGGGCAGTTACAATCGCGATCTCAGAAAATGAGCTAGTTAGTTTGTTAAATCCTCTGAAGGTTGTGGTCAACTCTAGCTACATCAGTCCCCTAGTAGAGCTATTTGGTGATGTCTCGGTAGGCAAAAAAGTTTTTATTGCTAGCAATACTATTTTACGGGCAGATCCCGACAGCCGAATTTGTATTGGAAACGAAACCAACTTCCAAGACAATATCCATTTCGTGGCACGACAGGATAGCCCAGCCCCCAAGACAGAGTGTGGTGCGTCATCCAGCAGCACCGGCACACGAGTCAGCATCGCACACCAAGCCAGCATCAAGAACTCAAAAATCGGTAACTTCACCTTTATAGGTTTCCACGCCCGCCTCAACAATGTTGTTTTAGAAGATGGTGCCTTTGTGCTGCACGGTGCAACCGTTTCCAATGTGCGGATCGGCAAAGATCGGATCGTACCAATTGGGGCAGTCATCACGACTCAGCAACAAGCAGACGCCTTAGCCTTGAAGACTGAAGATAACTCGCAATTCCAAAACGAGGTGCTGGAAGTCAATGAGGAGTTTGCCGAACACTATAGCGAACTGTATAACGAACAAGGATATCAAGCAGTGACAGGTGCCAGTATCGCACCCAAGACTTCTTGGAATCCTACCCCCGTTAGCCCCACCCTTGGCGATAATGTGCAGCTTGATGAGTTTGTTCGCCTGGTTGGAGATGTGCGCTTGGGCAGTAACAGCATTGTCGGAGAGCGAACTTCAATTCGCGCCGATGAAGGTTCTCCCATTATTATTGGCAACAATGCTGAAATAGAAGATCGGGTGACGTTCCACGCGCTCAAAGGGACGAGCATCCGCATCGGTAACAATCTCGATACCGATGATAATATTGTCTTTCACGGGCCGCTGGAAGTGGGTGATAACCTGACGATTGGCGATGATGCCGTGCTGTTTAAGTCTACCGTGGGAAACCGTGTGACGATTGGGACGGGGGCTGTTGTGGTTGGCGTGAAACTGCGCGACGGGGCGCAAGTGCCAGAGAAAGCGATTATTACAACCCAGAAGCAAGCAGACGCCTTGAAAGTGGCAAAAAGTTGA
- a CDS encoding heme oxygenase (biliverdin-producing), with protein MSSNLATKLREGTKKSHTMAENVGFIKCFLKGTVEKTSYRKLVSNLYFVYSAMEEEMERNRQHPIVSKFYFPELNRKASLEQDLQYYYGPNWREQVAPSPAAQAYVQQIRNVSNSAPELLAAHSYTRYLGDLSGGQILKGIAQRGMNLTEGEGTAFYEFAEIPDEKAFKATYRQAMNDLPIDEATADRIVTEANDAFGMNMKLFQELEGNLIKAIGLMLFNSLTRRRARGSTELVTAD; from the coding sequence ATGAGCAGTAATCTAGCGACCAAATTGCGTGAGGGCACTAAGAAGTCCCACACGATGGCAGAAAATGTCGGATTTATCAAGTGCTTCTTAAAAGGCACCGTTGAGAAAACCTCTTATCGGAAGCTCGTCAGCAACCTCTACTTCGTCTACTCCGCAATGGAAGAAGAGATGGAACGCAACCGGCAGCACCCGATTGTCTCTAAATTTTACTTCCCTGAGTTGAACCGCAAGGCCAGCTTAGAGCAGGATCTACAATACTACTACGGCCCGAATTGGCGCGAACAAGTAGCTCCCTCACCGGCAGCTCAAGCTTACGTGCAGCAAATTCGCAACGTCTCTAACTCTGCTCCTGAACTCTTAGCCGCTCACTCCTACACTCGCTACCTGGGTGACTTATCAGGTGGCCAAATCCTCAAAGGCATTGCCCAACGGGGAATGAACTTAACAGAGGGTGAAGGCACCGCTTTCTACGAGTTTGCAGAAATTCCTGACGAAAAAGCCTTCAAAGCCACCTACCGGCAGGCAATGAACGATTTGCCTATTGATGAAGCCACTGCAGATCGCATTGTCACTGAAGCGAATGATGCCTTTGGCATGAACATGAAGCTTTTCCAAGAATTAGAAGGCAATTTGATCAAAGCAATTGGTCTCATGCTCTTTAATTCTCTAACTCGCCGCCGCGCTCGTGGCAGCACCGAATTAGTAACAGCCGATTAA